In one window of Synechococcales cyanobacterium T60_A2020_003 DNA:
- a CDS encoding WecB/TagA/CpsF family glycosyltransferase — protein sequence MPKSPLETASVLGLPLHLASNYAAWIAERIQHQQGAHIVTLNAEMAMQAETDAALANIIHQAELVVPDGAGVVLYLRLRGKKIERCPGIELAEAVLQRLPSLGDRPSPDGSQASVFFFGGAPGVTATAAEIWQQRVPGLAIAGTQHGYISEDEQQDLLKMLQALQPSVILVGLGVPRQEFWIAQHRHLCPQSIWIGVGGSFDIWAGTKERAPEWLRNNHLEWSYRLYKEPWRWRRMLALPQFAWRSLRHS from the coding sequence ATGCCCAAATCACCGTTGGAAACCGCTAGCGTTTTGGGATTGCCGCTGCACCTTGCATCGAATTATGCTGCGTGGATTGCAGAGCGCATTCAACACCAACAAGGTGCCCACATCGTCACGTTAAACGCAGAAATGGCGATGCAGGCAGAAACGGATGCAGCATTGGCTAACATCATTCATCAGGCCGAACTGGTAGTGCCCGACGGTGCGGGTGTTGTGCTTTACTTGCGGCTCCGGGGTAAGAAGATTGAGCGTTGCCCTGGTATTGAACTTGCGGAAGCCGTTTTACAGCGGCTACCAAGCCTGGGCGATCGCCCCAGTCCCGATGGTTCCCAAGCATCCGTTTTCTTCTTTGGTGGCGCTCCGGGGGTAACGGCCACGGCAGCGGAAATTTGGCAACAGCGAGTACCGGGATTGGCGATCGCCGGAACCCAGCACGGTTACATATCCGAAGACGAACAGCAAGACCTGCTCAAGATGCTGCAAGCCCTTCAGCCTAGCGTCATTCTGGTCGGCTTAGGTGTCCCTCGTCAGGAGTTTTGGATCGCCCAACATCGCCACCTCTGTCCCCAATCGATTTGGATTGGCGTCGGTGGCAGCTTCGATATCTGGGCAGGAACCAAGGAGCGTGCCCCAGAATGGTTGCGGAATAATCACCTGGAATGGAGCTACCGCTTGTATAAAGAGCCTTGGCGTTGGCGACGGATGCTGGCCTTGCCCCAGTTTGCGTGGCGATCGCTCCGCCATTCGTGA
- the ftsE gene encoding cell division ATP-binding protein FtsE: MVQRPPDRDAIASSESTSTANSATPPSQSPRREVLVSLEQVTKVYPNGASPLHDVNLHIRRGDFIFITGASGAGKSTLLKLLYGEERPTRGHVFVNNQDISGLRGNRLSMLRRKIGVVFQDYKLIPRRTVSENVAFVLWAQGFTRKEIYRRLLPTLRMVGLQDKANCFPDELSGGEQQRVSIARAIVGTPPLLLADEPTGNLDPDNSWQIVKILKKLNSIGITVIVTTHDEHLVRQSKETVMQLRNGHLYPVRR; encoded by the coding sequence ATGGTTCAACGCCCCCCTGATCGTGATGCGATCGCCTCGTCGGAATCGACCTCAACCGCCAATTCCGCTACGCCCCCATCCCAGTCTCCCCGTCGGGAAGTGCTAGTTAGCCTGGAACAGGTGACAAAGGTGTATCCCAATGGCGCAAGTCCACTGCATGACGTAAATCTGCACATCCGCCGGGGCGACTTTATTTTTATTACGGGGGCATCGGGAGCAGGTAAGTCCACACTACTAAAGCTGCTGTACGGGGAAGAACGTCCCACCCGTGGTCATGTATTTGTGAATAACCAAGACATTTCTGGTCTTCGGGGAAATCGTCTTTCGATGCTGCGGCGGAAGATTGGGGTCGTCTTCCAAGATTACAAGCTGATTCCCCGGCGCACCGTTTCGGAAAACGTGGCCTTTGTGCTGTGGGCACAAGGGTTCACCCGCAAAGAAATTTATCGTCGCCTATTGCCCACCCTCCGCATGGTCGGCCTTCAGGACAAGGCCAACTGCTTTCCAGACGAGCTATCGGGAGGGGAACAACAGCGGGTTAGCATTGCACGGGCGATCGTGGGTACACCTCCTCTCCTGTTGGCGGATGAACCTACGGGAAATTTGGATCCCGATAACTCCTGGCAAATTGTCAAAATCTTGAAAAAGCTGAACTCCATTGGCATTACGGTGATTGTCACAACCCATGATGAACATCTGGTGCGGCAGTCCAAGGAAACGGTGATGCAGCTTCGCAATGGGCATCTGTATCCGGTGCGGCGTTAG